In one window of Candidatus Scalindua sp. DNA:
- a CDS encoding DEAD/DEAH box helicase, giving the protein MKFSEINLPSNILEKLHEMGYDEMTPIQEITYPIISAGQDLCAIAETGSGKTAACAIPLIQKIDPTLNAIQGLVIVPTRELCMQYVGEIQKIAANTPVTPFAVYGGFDKEIELAKLRHGVHILVATPGRLIDFLYSGKISLSRVKCAILDEADELLKVGFLEDIEFILSCILHEHQTLLFSATMPEDIKKLTHDCLRDPQHISLVSKRAAPESIEHYFSYLHPKYKQTELIKYLEGENVEQMIIFCNARHKVDTLFRSIRQDFKDVEYIHAGLNQGKRTSVFMQFRKGKIHYLIASDVAGRGLDFSHVSHVVNWDFPEGRDRYTHRTGRAGRMGKKGKAFTFVTKHDLPNLRELIDRKQITPSWIGKDPLLEIRESQEKKNQKSKRRFRPRSGKPKKKVE; this is encoded by the coding sequence ATGAAATTCAGCGAAATAAACCTACCCTCAAATATCCTTGAAAAACTCCATGAGATGGGATATGACGAAATGACACCAATTCAGGAAATAACGTATCCCATCATTTCAGCAGGACAAGACCTCTGTGCAATTGCAGAGACCGGTTCGGGAAAGACAGCCGCCTGTGCAATACCGCTTATCCAGAAAATAGATCCGACACTTAACGCTATTCAGGGTCTTGTGATTGTTCCGACACGGGAACTGTGCATGCAGTATGTGGGAGAGATCCAGAAGATTGCGGCAAATACTCCCGTGACTCCCTTTGCCGTGTATGGCGGTTTCGATAAAGAGATTGAGCTTGCCAAGCTGAGGCACGGGGTGCACATTCTGGTCGCAACACCGGGGAGGCTGATCGATTTTTTATACAGTGGGAAAATTTCTTTATCACGCGTCAAGTGTGCTATCCTTGACGAGGCAGATGAGCTTTTGAAGGTGGGGTTCCTTGAAGATATAGAATTTATTCTGTCCTGTATCCTGCATGAACATCAGACGCTCCTTTTTTCCGCAACTATGCCCGAGGATATAAAAAAACTTACGCATGATTGTCTCCGTGACCCGCAGCACATCTCCCTCGTCTCAAAGAGGGCAGCGCCGGAAAGTATTGAACACTATTTTTCCTATCTCCACCCGAAATACAAACAGACTGAGCTCATAAAATATCTGGAGGGAGAGAACGTCGAGCAGATGATCATATTTTGTAATGCACGTCATAAGGTTGATACGCTGTTCCGATCTATCCGGCAGGATTTTAAAGATGTAGAGTATATACATGCAGGGCTCAATCAGGGAAAACGTACTTCAGTTTTCATGCAGTTCAGAAAGGGGAAGATCCACTATCTCATTGCCAGTGATGTAGCCGGGAGGGGGCTTGATTTCTCACATGTTTCGCACGTTGTAAACTGGGATTTTCCTGAAGGACGGGACCGGTATACCCACCGTACGGGCCGTGCCGGGCGTATGGGAAAAAAAGGAAAGGCGTTTACTTTCGTCACCAAGCATGATCTTCCTAATCTTCGGGAACTTATTGACAGAAAACAGATTACTCCCAGCTGGATAGGAAAAGATCCTCTTCTGGAAATCAGAGAATCTCAGGAGAAAAAAAATCAAAAGAGTAAAAGACGTTTCCGTCCCCGTTCAGGCAAGCCAAAAAAGAAGGTTGAATAA
- a CDS encoding PaeR7I family type II restriction endonuclease codes for MNKFGLPENLQEMIGAAVSHYWETRLFQQRRQQQSGRADAGLRSAVTGGAQMDGFVELFTRLIVSTGLDIKLVQRKGSLELPGFFRPTKEWDLLVVKDGKLIAAIEAKSQVGPSFGNNFNNRTEEAMGSAIDLWTAYREGAFHTSPQPFLGYFFMLEDCASSQKPVRVKEPHFSVFPEFKGASYMKRYEIFCRKLVLERHYTASAFITSDRDNGPQGVFATPLDELSVENFSHILVAHVGGFIS; via the coding sequence ATGAATAAGTTTGGTTTACCAGAAAATTTACAAGAAATGATTGGGGCCGCTGTTTCGCACTACTGGGAAACAAGGCTTTTTCAGCAGCGCAGACAACAGCAGAGCGGACGTGCTGACGCTGGCCTTCGAAGTGCGGTAACTGGTGGTGCACAGATGGACGGTTTTGTAGAACTCTTTACCCGGCTTATTGTGTCAACAGGATTGGACATCAAACTGGTCCAGAGGAAGGGCTCTCTTGAACTGCCCGGTTTCTTCCGCCCGACAAAGGAGTGGGATCTTCTTGTGGTGAAGGATGGAAAACTCATCGCCGCAATCGAAGCCAAGTCGCAGGTTGGACCCTCATTTGGCAACAATTTCAATAACCGGACCGAGGAAGCAATGGGAAGCGCCATCGACTTATGGACTGCCTACCGTGAAGGTGCATTCCATACAAGTCCTCAGCCCTTTCTCGGATATTTTTTCATGCTCGAAGATTGTGCCTCTTCACAAAAACCTGTCCGTGTTAAAGAACCTCATTTTTCAGTATTTCCAGAATTCAAAGGTGCATCCTACATGAAACGCTATGAAATTTTTTGCAGAAAACTTGTCCTGGAGAGACACTACACCGCATCTGCTTTCATTACTTCAGACCGGGATAATGGACCTCAGGGGGTATTTGCCACACCTCTCGATGAGCTGTCTGTCGAAAATTTTTCACATATCCTCGTAGCGCATGTTGGAGGATTTATTTCGTAA
- a CDS encoding MgtC/SapB family protein, which produces MEIYVTTTTRLLVSLLMGGIIGFERTFYGRPAGLRTHTLVCISSCLLMLFGLFQENLLSSMSIETIQIDPTRMAQGIMTGIGFLGAGVIMKERFSIRGLTTAASIWITAAIGIIMGLGLYFPAILATMLTLIVLSFFRWFERKLPVLRYGRLVLRFKNDEAISKDEINTIVESNNIKGGNCSFYLKDEGRFLQYELTMCTNNPDNFYQLAETLRKLDIVDEFSVIPTGE; this is translated from the coding sequence ATGGAAATATATGTAACGACAACAACCCGATTGCTTGTTTCACTCCTGATGGGCGGTATAATCGGGTTTGAAAGGACTTTTTACGGAAGACCGGCGGGGTTAAGAACTCATACCCTGGTCTGTATCTCTTCCTGCCTGTTAATGTTATTCGGCCTGTTTCAGGAGAATCTTTTAAGCAGTATGTCCATTGAAACTATTCAGATTGATCCTACGCGGATGGCACAGGGTATTATGACAGGAATAGGGTTTCTCGGGGCCGGTGTGATCATGAAAGAAAGATTCTCCATCAGGGGGTTAACTACCGCCGCTTCGATCTGGATTACGGCGGCCATAGGGATTATTATGGGACTGGGGCTCTATTTTCCTGCTATTTTAGCCACCATGCTTACTTTAATAGTCTTAAGCTTTTTTCGCTGGTTTGAACGGAAATTACCCGTTCTCAGGTATGGAAGGCTGGTCTTACGTTTTAAGAACGACGAAGCGATATCAAAAGATGAAATTAATACGATTGTAGAAAGTAACAACATCAAGGGGGGAAATTGCAGTTTTTATCTCAAAGATGAAGGTAGATTTTTACAATATGAGCTGACAATGTGTACCAATAATCCAGATAATTTTTATCAACTGGCTGAAACGTTAAGAAAACTTGATATTGTGGATGAATTCAGTGTCATACCTACCGGTGAGTAG